One Watersipora subatra chromosome 4, tzWatSuba1.1, whole genome shotgun sequence genomic window carries:
- the LOC137392882 gene encoding PDZ and LIM domain protein 7-like isoform X2: MSVAPSANVNVTLSRINSQIPWGFRMSGGVDFSSPLTIQRVTPGTIASNSGVMPGDLIVAINGMHTGLMKHKDAQQTILACGNNISLGLSRTSYSGSILNPQAANPTPVQRLPKSFAPTRPAAVSIAAAPVQTPPNVAAYPFSPKPAFTPSPLSPPIKQAAPMPWIPADGNNKVKDLPCGDSTAHRGISTYYSSAPLDPSKVPVCSNCRTNIRGPFIVALNKCWCPTHFSCAKCNSELINKGFVELDGKIYCENDYEKNFAPRCAKCSKAIMGDTVTALKETWHKECFRCAECGEPISTGAFHVEDGKPYCLNDWQRLFQTKCAGCNFPVEPGDRWIEALNTNWHSECFSCNVCNCPLEGKAFFARDGRPYCKGHAGAAAR, from the exons ATGTCTGTTGCTCCGTCAGCCAATGTGAATGTCACTCTGAGCCGTATAAATTCTCAGATTCCCTGGGGATTTAGAATGTCTGGAGGTGTCGACTTCAGCTCTCCTCTCACTATACAAAGG GTGACCCCAGGTACTATCGCATCTAACAGTGGAGTTATGCCCGGAGACTTGATTGTAGCCATAAATGGCATGCACACAGGTCTGATGAAGCATAAAGATGCTCAACAAACCATTCTAGCCTGTGGAAACAACATATCGCTCGGACTGTCGAG AACAAGTTATTCAGGCAGCATTTTGAATCCTCAAGCAGCAAACCCCACACCTGTTCAAAGACTGCCTAAATCCTTTGCACCAACACGACCAGCTGCGGTTTCTATTGCTGCCGCTCCGGTGCAAACTCCACCCAATGTAGCTGCTTATCCTTTCTCCCCAAAACCAGCTTTCACTCCCTCTCCCTTGTCCCCGCCAATCAAGCAAGCTGCTCCTATGCCATGGATCCCAGCTGATGGTAATAATAAAGTCAAAGACTTGCCTTGTGGAGATAGCACAGCCCACAGAGGCATTTCAACATACTACAGCTCGGCTCCTCTTGATCCCAGCAAAGTGCCTGTCTGTAGCAATTGTCGAACAAATATCAG GGGTCCTTTTATTGTCGCCTTGAATAAATGCTGGTGTCCGACGCACTTTTCCTGTGCCAAATGCAACAGTGAGCTTATCAACAAAGGATTTGTGGAGCTTGATGGGAAGATCTACTGTGAAAATGATTATGAAAAGAACTTTGCTCCGAGATGTGCCAAATGCTCTAAAGCTATCATGGGG GATACTGTGACTGCCCTTAAGGAAACCTGGCACAAAGAATGCTTTCGGTGTGCGGAGTGTGGTGAACCCATCAGCACTGGAGCTTTCCATGTTGAAGATGGCAAGCCGTACTGCCTGAATG ACTGGCAGAGACTGTTCCAGACCAAATGTGCGGGCTGCAACTTTCCTGTGGAGCCTGGAGATAGGTGGATTGAAGCTCTCAACACCAACTGGCACTCTGAATGTTTTTCTTGCAAT GTTTGCAATTGCCCGTTAGAAGGTAAGGCTTTCTTCGCTAGAGATGGTCGACCTTATTGTAAAGGTCATGCCGGAGCGGCAGCACGCTGA
- the LOC137392882 gene encoding PDZ and LIM domain protein 7-like isoform X1, with protein MSVAPSANVNVTLSRINSQIPWGFRMSGGVDFSSPLTIQRVTPGTIASNSGVMPGDLIVAINGMHTGLMKHKDAQQTILACGNNISLGLSRDLAHLMAEPATAWNGQVNYIPSVKYKPNPKAAPPSPGHGDAYIAPGYAYQASLDSPQIPGFAPKTKDLPSVTDTKSTKIITAHGSRTSYSGSILNPQAANPTPVQRLPKSFAPTRPAAVSIAAAPVQTPPNVAAYPFSPKPAFTPSPLSPPIKQAAPMPWIPADGNNKVKDLPCGDSTAHRGISTYYSSAPLDPSKVPVCSNCRTNIRGPFIVALNKCWCPTHFSCAKCNSELINKGFVELDGKIYCENDYEKNFAPRCAKCSKAIMGDTVTALKETWHKECFRCAECGEPISTGAFHVEDGKPYCLNDWQRLFQTKCAGCNFPVEPGDRWIEALNTNWHSECFSCNVCNCPLEGKAFFARDGRPYCKGHAGAAAR; from the exons ATGTCTGTTGCTCCGTCAGCCAATGTGAATGTCACTCTGAGCCGTATAAATTCTCAGATTCCCTGGGGATTTAGAATGTCTGGAGGTGTCGACTTCAGCTCTCCTCTCACTATACAAAGG GTGACCCCAGGTACTATCGCATCTAACAGTGGAGTTATGCCCGGAGACTTGATTGTAGCCATAAATGGCATGCACACAGGTCTGATGAAGCATAAAGATGCTCAACAAACCATTCTAGCCTGTGGAAACAACATATCGCTCGGACTGTCGAG AGATTTGGCACATCTGATGGCCGAGCCAGCGACTGCGTGGAATGGTCAAGTTAACTATATCCCGAGTGTGAAGTATAAACCCAACCCCAAAGCTGCTCCACCTAGTCCAGGACACGGGGACGCTTATATAGCCCCCGGTTATGCCTATCAAGCATCATTGGATAGCCCTCAGATTCCTGGCTTTGCTCCAAAAACTAAAGACCTGCCTTCAGTCACAGATACTAAAAGTACTAAAATCATAACAGCCCATGGTTCCAG AACAAGTTATTCAGGCAGCATTTTGAATCCTCAAGCAGCAAACCCCACACCTGTTCAAAGACTGCCTAAATCCTTTGCACCAACACGACCAGCTGCGGTTTCTATTGCTGCCGCTCCGGTGCAAACTCCACCCAATGTAGCTGCTTATCCTTTCTCCCCAAAACCAGCTTTCACTCCCTCTCCCTTGTCCCCGCCAATCAAGCAAGCTGCTCCTATGCCATGGATCCCAGCTGATGGTAATAATAAAGTCAAAGACTTGCCTTGTGGAGATAGCACAGCCCACAGAGGCATTTCAACATACTACAGCTCGGCTCCTCTTGATCCCAGCAAAGTGCCTGTCTGTAGCAATTGTCGAACAAATATCAG GGGTCCTTTTATTGTCGCCTTGAATAAATGCTGGTGTCCGACGCACTTTTCCTGTGCCAAATGCAACAGTGAGCTTATCAACAAAGGATTTGTGGAGCTTGATGGGAAGATCTACTGTGAAAATGATTATGAAAAGAACTTTGCTCCGAGATGTGCCAAATGCTCTAAAGCTATCATGGGG GATACTGTGACTGCCCTTAAGGAAACCTGGCACAAAGAATGCTTTCGGTGTGCGGAGTGTGGTGAACCCATCAGCACTGGAGCTTTCCATGTTGAAGATGGCAAGCCGTACTGCCTGAATG ACTGGCAGAGACTGTTCCAGACCAAATGTGCGGGCTGCAACTTTCCTGTGGAGCCTGGAGATAGGTGGATTGAAGCTCTCAACACCAACTGGCACTCTGAATGTTTTTCTTGCAAT GTTTGCAATTGCCCGTTAGAAGGTAAGGCTTTCTTCGCTAGAGATGGTCGACCTTATTGTAAAGGTCATGCCGGAGCGGCAGCACGCTGA